Proteins found in one Agaribacterium sp. ZY112 genomic segment:
- a CDS encoding YheU family protein, which produces MLIPPQSLAPELLKAVLEEFITREGTDYGAVEIELEAKLSQLKRQVMKEEVLLVFVEASETVNLITKQDYEAGI; this is translated from the coding sequence ATGCTTATACCTCCACAATCTTTAGCTCCAGAGCTGCTCAAAGCGGTGCTGGAGGAGTTTATTACCCGCGAAGGAACAGACTATGGTGCTGTTGAAATTGAGCTTGAGGCTAAGCTAAGCCAGCTTAAGAGGCAGGTTATGAAAGAAGAGGTGTTGCTTGTATTTGTTGAGGCTAGTGAGACTGTTAACTTGATCACTAAGCAAGATTACGAGGCCGGCATATAG
- the tusA gene encoding sulfurtransferase TusA: MTEEHILDAKGLSCPEPIMMLHGVVRDAATGERIFMQATDPSSERDVKKFCTFLGHELAECREEAGVYYFELIKGQG; encoded by the coding sequence ATGACAGAAGAACACATCTTAGATGCAAAGGGCTTAAGTTGCCCAGAACCGATTATGATGCTGCACGGTGTAGTACGTGATGCGGCTACTGGCGAGCGTATTTTTATGCAGGCAACAGACCCCTCTAGTGAGCGTGATGTAAAGAAGTTTTGCACGTTTCTAGGGCACGAACTCGCTGAGTGTCGTGAAGAGGCTGGAGTGTACTACTTTGAGCTGATTAAGGGCCAGGGCTGA
- a CDS encoding antibiotic biosynthesis monooxygenase, which yields MIHVLIERELADGMISTYEQLLKGALRRTFVVGGFMSGEAFADVDNKHKRILWCKWRSLEDWQRWYRSDERRELASKMRPMLNRDEKITVLD from the coding sequence ATGATTCACGTATTGATCGAACGCGAACTCGCCGACGGCATGATATCCACTTATGAGCAGTTGCTCAAAGGGGCCTTGCGTCGAACCTTTGTTGTCGGTGGCTTTATGTCAGGCGAAGCCTTTGCAGACGTCGACAATAAACACAAACGCATACTCTGGTGTAAATGGCGCAGCCTTGAAGATTGGCAACGCTGGTATCGCAGCGACGAACGACGCGAGCTTGCAAGCAAAATGCGCCCTATGCTTAACCGAGACGAAAAAATAACCGTATTGGATTAA
- a CDS encoding glycine cleavage system protein R codes for MQIHYILSVTSNDKPGVVEAISSAVESCEASWLESHLAHLCGKFVGVIRIRTDQSKATLLEQKLSELSEDGIHISLEALAEASNKISLVNAKFTAVGPDRVGIIKEISSAFSSHQINVEELESTLSSMPYSGEPIFEAQGLLSLPADFELRVLHEAMDSIANDLGLDLDIEQI; via the coding sequence ATGCAAATTCATTATATTCTTAGTGTTACAAGTAACGATAAACCAGGTGTTGTCGAAGCCATCTCCAGTGCTGTTGAAAGCTGTGAAGCCAGCTGGCTTGAAAGCCACCTAGCCCACCTATGCGGTAAATTTGTCGGGGTCATACGTATACGCACCGACCAAAGCAAGGCGACACTACTCGAGCAGAAGCTGAGCGAGTTGAGTGAAGACGGCATACATATCAGCCTTGAAGCACTTGCAGAAGCAAGCAACAAAATTAGCTTAGTCAATGCCAAATTCACGGCTGTAGGCCCCGATCGTGTTGGCATCATAAAAGAGATCTCCAGCGCGTTCTCAAGCCACCAAATCAACGTAGAAGAGCTTGAAAGTACTCTTAGCAGCATGCCTTATAGCGGCGAGCCTATCTTTGAAGCTCAAGGACTTTTGAGCCTGCCCGCTGACTTTGAGCTTCGTGTCCTGCATGAAGCTATGGACAGCATCGCCAATGACTTAGGTCTCGATCTTGATATTGAGCAGATATAA